The Ictidomys tridecemlineatus isolate mIctTri1 chromosome 6, mIctTri1.hap1, whole genome shotgun sequence genome includes a region encoding these proteins:
- the LOC101957419 gene encoding olfactory receptor 6C76 produces the protein MKNHTSATEFILLGLTDDPKLNIFIFLFLFFTYILSITGNLTIITLTLVDLHLKTPMYYFLRNFSFLEISFTTVTIPRYLVSITTGDKTISYNSCVAQVFFFILLGSTEFFLLTTMSYDRYVAICKPLHYTTIMNSRVCTLLVLGSWLAGFLTIFPPVIMGLQLDFCDSNIIDHFTCDSSPMLLISCTDTSLLELLAFILAILTLITTLTLVILSYVFIIKTILRIPSAEQRKKAFSTCSSHMIVVSISYGSCIFMYVKTSAKEGEALTKGIAVLNTSVAPMLNPFIYTLRNQQVKQSFKNFVKKCSSSKF, from the coding sequence atgaaaaatcatacATCTGCAACTGAGTTCATTCTTCTGGGATTAACAGATGACCCAAAgctcaatattttcatttttctatttctgtttttcacCTACATACTGAGCATTACTGGAAACTTAACAATTATCACCCTCACTCTGGTAGACTTGCACCTAAAAACACCCATGTATTATTTTCTTAGGAATTTCTCTTTCCTAGAAATCTCATTCACCACAGTTACTATTCCTAGATACCTGGTCAGCATAACAACAGGGGATAAGACCATTTCTTATAATTCTTGTGTGGCTCAGGTGTTTTTCTTCATATTGCTTGGCTCAACAGAATTTTTCCTTTTGACTACTATGTCCTATGACCGTTATGTGGCTATCTGCAAGCCACTGCACTACACAACAATAATGAACAGCAGGGTCTGCACCCTGCTTGTCCTTGGTTCTTGGCTGGCTGGCTTTCTCACCATCTTTCCACCTGTGATCATGGGACTACAGCTGGATTTCTGTGACTCCAACATCATTGACCACTTCACCTGTGATTCCTCTCCTATGCTCCTGATCTCCTGCACAGACACATCCCTCCTAGAGCTCTTGGCATTTATCCTGGCCATATTAACACTTATTACAACCTTAACATTAGTGATTCTGTCCTATGTGTTCATCATTAAGACAATTCTGAGGATCCCTTCTGCTGAGCAAAGGAAAAAGGCCTTTTCCACTTGCTCCTCACACATGATTGTTGTCTCCATTTCTTATGGAAGCTGCATTTTCATGTATGTCAAGACTTCAGCCAAAGAAGGAGAAGCATTGACCAAGGGCATAGCCGTGCTCAATACCTCTGTTGCCCCAATGttaaatccttttatttacaCCCTAAGGAACCAGCAGGTCAAACAATCCTTTAAAAACTTTGTCAAGAAATGTTCATCAAGTAAATTTTAA